The nucleotide sequence GGTGGGCACTGCAGGTAGAGAAAGCTTTCTGCCCCCCCTCTGCTGATCGGATTCTCAGAATGGCAATCCCAATGCGTGTGTAGGAGATACAGACACTGAACCAAAGCATTAAAGCCAGAAACCCAACATTAGTGGAGCCCACTTTCTGGGCCAGGGAGCTGTCCGTACAAGCCAGGGGTAAGACAGCAGGAATGTCACAGAAGAAGTACTCCACCCGGTTGGAGCCACAGTAGGTGAACCGAAAGGTGAAGGAGGTCAGGATGGTGGCGTGGAGACAATCCGCCAGCCAGGCTGCCATGACTAAGCTGACACAGACCCCAGGTCTCATAGTGAGCATATACCTCAGTGGGTGACAGATGGCCACtaagcggtcataggccatcacagAATAGAGACAACCTTCGCTAGACCCCAGGAAATGGTAGAAGAAGAGCTGTGCAGCACAGCCCTTATAAGAAAGGGCTTGGCTCTGGCCAGAGAGATAATATAGCATCTTGGGACAGGTTACAGATGGGAACAACGTGTCGAAAATAGATCGGCGTCCCAGAAAGAAATACATGGGGGTGTGAAGGGTAGAGGAAGAAACAATTGCTGTAAGGATGAGTAAATTGCCAAGCAGGGTGAAGAGGTAAGCAAATGAGAAGATGACAAATAGCACAGTCTCCAGTCCCTCTGTCTGAGGTATTCCCAGTAGAATAAACTCATGGAACTCTGTGTGATTCCTCATGTTCCCGGAGCAGAGGTCTGGATAGAGATAAGACGGTGAAAGCATGAATGTGGAGAATGACTCGAGGCAGACACGATACCAGGACATTCATCACCATcaatctttgtttatttaaaaaattttttaaaggatttcatttttaagtaacctccacacctaatatggggctcaaacttacaaccctgagatcaagactcacatgctttactgactgagccagccaggtgccccaagctttgtttaaacataaatatgatgctgaaattaagaattaagCTTCTGCCAAAGACATTTAGAGGACAGTGAAGCAAATAGAATGTATGCTTTTATGTCACGGGATGTCATCTTCCTTAATGAACATGGATACAATGCGATACGAAACATTACTATGGTGAAATACTGGATGGGCTAAGAGAACAAAGAGCTCAATAttgaacagatgaacataatttAACTAACATCCACAGTCAATTATACAATAATGCATGCCCTAAAATAGActaacctggaagccacttcttCCTGATTTCTTTTCAGAACACGTCTACAGTTAATCAAAGACACGGTCAAATACCCTAAATATTCATCAAAGGTTAATGTGGGCACCCACACCTTTGACGACAATAATCGATTGCAATTCAGTACAATGTGCATTAGAATTTGGATTGTATTAGTATTATTCTAATTGAATACATTCCGTAGtttgagaattttcttatttAGCAATGTTCATTTGACTGAAAAGAAACTATCAGTGATAAATCTGGATGTGATCCTGGGGTTTTAAATTGTCTAAAGATTAGTAGCTAAGTTGTATTATGTAGAAGGTAGGTTTTAGTAAAGTTATGTCGCCCATAAAGATGTAGATACGGATATTTAATCTTTGCTAACAACTGGAATTTTTGACTCCTTAGTGCAACAAAAGGATTTCAATTCTGcaactgttttgtgttttctgctttttaaaatttttaatttttatttttttctggtaagaAAACTTACAATGGGATCTACtttcttaacagatttttaagtgtacaatacagtattattaactgtaagcacgatgttgtacagcagatatctaaagtttattcattttgcctTACTGAAACTCTACCCTTGGTTATGAACGCATTTTCTCTCTCATCCttacccctggcaaccaccattctgcacTCTGCTTCTATGTGTTtaactatttgttttattttaaaggaaaaagtcacAAAACAGAATATGTTGAGAATAGGAATTGCCACCAGGGTGTGCTGTTGTCAGCTGTCTGTTATAAGGCTAGGATTCAAAGGTGCCTGTGAATTGTCCATAAAGGCATGCATGATATTCTCACTTTCAGTTTTGACTTTCATGATTCAATGGAGATCCGAAGTATATGAAAATTGTTTAATTATAATTTCCTGACTTCCAATTATAATTCCTGATTGATTTCTTCAATCCTCTTCTATAATTAATAGTTACTAAttgataattttatcttctaaaaaaattagaagtggtAAGATAGGTTAATACTAttcatatatacaaaagaaattcCAAAGGAACTGAATTTAGGTTCTATTAGGCTGTAAATCTCCTGAGAGTAAACATCATAATTTGTCATTAAATCCACAATACTTATCACAGTGCTAGTAAAGAGTtggcatttaaatatttgttagataaGTAACTGAATGAAAAGTTGGAAATTATTTTACAGACATACTTCGAGTATAAGTTCCATGAAGAGATTGTGTCTATTCTTGTTCAGCACTATATCTCTAGAACTTAGAAAATAGTAGCATCCAGGAAGTGTGTTTATTTGAATAGGATTTTAGAATGCTCTGAAatgattccttttgtttttagacTACTTTAGGCCTTTTTTTATTAATCCTGGAAAACAATAGCTATAAGTGAGCCTCCTGTTAGCTTGAGAGTCCATGCCTAATGAAAGGAATTTAGGTGCACATCAAAATGTAGGCTATCTAATTCCTGAACTAGAAGAGATAAGATGAGCCTTGAATATCTTCATAATTGCTGGTGACTCATTATTGTCTCTTGTTGGGGGGGAAAGCATGTACATGACAGGTGGAAGGGAGAGCTAAGGAAGAATGGACCTtcctgaagagaaggaaaaggaataagTCATGATTGGTGGTGCATTTCTATCCGTGAataggaagaggggaaagtgaggAGGTGGCCATActcttttctttgaattttttaaatgtttattgtttatttttgagaggaagagacagaggatgagtggggtaggggcagagagaggggggggacacagaatccaaatcaggctccaggctctgagctgtcagcacagagcctgagatggggctgaaacccaccaacctgagccaaagtcagacacttgaccagctgagccacccaggcgccccatactctTTGCTTTGAAAGGGAACGGTGTGATGTTGCACACATCATTTTTTGTTTCCCATCGGCCAGAACTCGGTCATAATGTCATACCTAGCTTTAAGGAAGGCTaggaaatgtctttattctgaAAGACCATAGGCTTGGTTAAACTTGGGCTAAACTTGAGAATTGATATTAGAGATTCCTAAGCAACCTAAAGTCCAAGGACAGAATTTTGGGTGGAGACACCTAATCTAGGGTGGCTTGTATTCATTCTCTATTACACTACAAACGTGTTTTCCTTAAGCACTCACACTAccagatattttcttctttatttacttgcttatttgtttattgactaTTTCTTCCCCCTGCAATGTAAGCTCCAGATAGGGAAGGGTCTTTGTGTCTTGTTATTGCCACAATGCCAATGTCTAGAACAATGCCTTGCATACAGTAGAAGCCCAGTAATTATATGTTGACTAAAAGAGTGAattacaaggggcgcctgggtggctcagtcagttaagcatccgacttcggctcgggtcatgatctcacggttctgtgctgacagctcagagcctggagactgctttggattctatgtccctccctctctctgtacctccctcactcacgctctgtctctctctctctctcaaaaataaataaacattaaaaaaatttaaaaaaaaaaaaaatgaattgcatattctctttcaaaatttgaTCATTGGATTTATTAAATTGCCTATATGCAAAGAGTGAATTATTCATCGGGCTTACACGAAGTATGAATAAACAGATCaataaaatacattcatatttttaacaGCTATTAAGGTCTACTTAATTATGTACGTTGTGCCAGATTCAGAGGCTTTTCATATAAGTGTCCTTCCAATAACCAGCATCATCTATATGTTTCCTGATTCAGTTCCTTCCAACCCAGCTGCCATATACCGTCTGTagcaaactgtttttttttttaacctctctagTCCAACCGGGTCAGAAGATGAACTCTGCCCATTCTTCCAGCCTCTTCCTTTTGTTGACCAGACACTTCGGCCAACAGAAGTTATAGTCAGGAGAAACAATACCAGATGTGATTTCTACCAAGAGAAAAGGATCATTCCCTCTCACAATTAGTTTGATACAT is from Neofelis nebulosa isolate mNeoNeb1 chromosome 10, mNeoNeb1.pri, whole genome shotgun sequence and encodes:
- the LOC131488561 gene encoding olfactory receptor 10N1-like, which produces MLSPSYLYPDLCSGNMRNHTEFHEFILLGIPQTEGLETVLFVIFSFAYLFTLLGNLLILTAIVSSSTLHTPMYFFLGRRSIFDTLFPSVTCPKMLYYLSGQSQALSYKGCAAQLFFYHFLGSSEGCLYSVMAYDRLVAICHPLRYMLTMRPGVCVSLVMAAWLADCLHATILTSFTFRFTYCGSNRVEYFFCDIPAVLPLACTDSSLAQKVGSTNVGFLALMLWFSVCISYTRIGIAILRIRSAEGGQKAFSTCSAHLTAILCAYGPVIIIYLQPSPNPLLGAVVQILNNIVSPMLNSLIDSLRNGEVKRSLRRVFYNAVFISLA